Proteins encoded by one window of Sardina pilchardus chromosome 7, fSarPil1.1, whole genome shotgun sequence:
- the LOC134088138 gene encoding GTPase IMAP family member 9-like — translation MGDNYASIDPDLRIVLVGKAGAGSLAGNTILQRELFNPKLLPSLETSTCQKETAEFDGQILAVVDTPGLFDTRKTIEEMKTEIAKCISLSAPGPHVFLVVINGAGRFTAEEQETADIIQEMFGEEAARYTMALFTHAGQLKADGLSIEHFIKGNADLCGFISQCGGGYHVFDNRDDDPSQVRELLEKINTMVERSKGHYTKDRFRAAGEDQHNGGKE, via the coding sequence ATCCAGATCTCAGGATTGTGCTTGTTGGGAAGGCTGGAGCTGGGAGTTTAGCTGGGAACACCATCTTACAGCGGGAGCTCTTTAATCCCAAGCTACTGCCTTCCCTGGAAACATCAACATGTCAGAAGGAAACCGCAGAGTTTGATGGTCAAATACTCGCTGTAGTGGACACTCCAGGTCTCTTCGACACCCGTAAAACTATAGAGGAGATGAAAACAGAAATTGCTAAATGCATCTCATTGTCTGCTCCTGGTCCTCATGTGTTCCTGGTTGTGATCAACGGGGCAGGCAGATTCACAGCAGAAGAGCAAGAAACAGCGGACATCATCCAGGAGATGTTTGGAGAAGAGGCAGCACGTTACACTATGGCCCTCTTCACCCACGCAGGCCAGCTGAAGGCAGATGGGCTCTCCATAGAACACTTCATTAAAGGCAACGCAGATCTGTGTGGCTTCATCAGTCAGTGTGGTGGTGGATATCATGTGTTTGACAACAGAGATGACGATCCGTCTCAGGTCcgagagctgctggagaagatcaaCACAATGGTGGAAAGGAGTAAAGGCCACTACACCAAGGACAGGttcagagctgctggagaagatcaaCACAATGGTGGAAAGGAATAA